From Synechococcus sp. A10-1-5-1, a single genomic window includes:
- the cysE gene encoding serine O-acetyltransferase — MLNALRADLAIIKERDPAARGTLEMLFCYPGLHALTLHRLSHRLWGVAPLPARLLSQLGRWLTGIEIHPGARIGRGVFIDHGMGVVIGETAVVGNNCLLYQGVTLGGTGKAHGKRHPSLAENVVVGAGAKVLGAIEVGANTRIGAGSVVLRDVAPDSTVVGVPGRVVHQSGVRVNPLAHSALPDAEAGVIRNLMERIDALETELTRAQDCLRSLAAGKPLEEPCAAAAAQNLKDREILEFLGDNPGTTN, encoded by the coding sequence ATGCTGAACGCGCTACGAGCCGACCTGGCGATCATCAAGGAACGGGATCCGGCGGCACGTGGCACGTTGGAGATGCTGTTCTGCTATCCAGGGCTGCATGCCCTGACCTTGCACCGCCTCAGTCACCGACTCTGGGGGGTGGCTCCACTTCCGGCACGCCTACTTAGCCAACTGGGCCGCTGGCTGACCGGCATCGAGATTCACCCTGGAGCCCGGATCGGCCGTGGGGTCTTCATTGACCACGGCATGGGTGTCGTGATCGGCGAGACGGCCGTGGTGGGCAACAACTGCCTGCTCTACCAAGGAGTCACCCTCGGAGGCACCGGCAAGGCCCATGGGAAGCGCCACCCTTCCCTCGCGGAGAACGTCGTGGTCGGCGCCGGAGCCAAGGTCCTTGGCGCCATCGAGGTGGGAGCCAACACACGTATCGGAGCTGGATCGGTCGTCCTACGCGATGTCGCACCGGACAGCACCGTGGTGGGCGTTCCAGGACGGGTGGTCCACCAAAGCGGGGTTCGCGTCAATCCCCTGGCGCACTCAGCCCTTCCCGACGCAGAGGCTGGGGTGATCCGCAACCTGATGGAACGGATCGATGCTCTGGAAACGGAGCTCACCCGCGCGCAGGACTGCCTGCGGAGCTTGGCCGCGGGCAAGCCGCTGGAGGAGCCCTGCGCGGCTGCCGCCGCACAGAACCTCAAGGACCGCGAGATCCTGGAGTTCCTGGGGGACAACCCAGGAACCACCAATTGA